A segment of the Lycium ferocissimum isolate CSIRO_LF1 chromosome 5, AGI_CSIRO_Lferr_CH_V1, whole genome shotgun sequence genome:
GCATGACTGGTGGTACAATTGGACTCATTATAGTTGCCAAGCCAAGATCAGATATACAACCGAACCCTTGGGAGTTGAGGAATATGTTTGAGGATTTTATGTTCCCATGGACAAGCTTTCCTCCAGAGTATCCGTGTATATGAGCAATGCCTCTAGCTGCACCAATGGCAATTCGTAGTCGGGTTTCCCAGTCAAGAGGAATACGATCAGCAGACCTCTTTGCTGCAATTAGAAAGTGCATCAGAATATACTGAGAGGAATACTTGAAGGGGCATTTAAGACACTATCCACCTAACCAAATGAGAATCGACTATAACGCCAAAGCAAAATTCTCCTCAGGGTTTTATTTCACTGATATCTTTGTCATAGAACCAATAGTGAAAACCTCTTGAGGAACATAATATTGTCGAATTTTGACAAATTAATGACCAAAGTTGCACTTAAACATGTCGTAGAAGTGGCATTTAGAATTATGACCTTGACAAGTTTCTACTATCCTATAAACTATTGATGATTGAAAAAAACTATCATGCAGTATATCTTGTCCTATAGTGAttggttcaaaaattgaaaagcaAGAGTAGTAGAAGTTGGGTGCTTAACATACCATGCAGCATCAAAGATGCACTTCCTTGGCTGTAGAAATCGTACACCATGAGCTTCTCATCCTTGGAATAATAGTATGCCCTTAGTGGAGCCACGTTCTCGTGCCTGATATTGCCAACAACCTGCATCTGCTGCTCGAAATCTTTTCTTCCGACACTCTCCTTCAACCTCTTCACCACAACTGTAGTAGAATCTTCCAAAGCTGCCTTATACGTAGTGCCAAATGTTCCCTTTCCAAGCACTTCCGCTGAAGCTCTCAACAGGTCTTCAAGGTCAAATGCAAGATTACAACCCTCAAAGAATGCAAGATTCCCTTCTCCATGCTGACTGCTGGAAGCTCCCTTCCTACTAACTGTTGCTTCTTTCTTGAATGATTTCTCTGTGTCTCCACTTTTACCCTCTTTCTTGGAATAGCGCGTAATAAGCACTGCAGCTATTACCAAGAAACCTAAAACACATCCTCCAATTACGATCCCAAGAATTGCAGGTTCACGTAGTTTAAACGATTTCTTTTTTGGTGGGACACTTGGAGGAGGAACTGGAGGAAATGAAGGCGAAGAATTAGCACGAGAAATCGGGTTACCAGCAAAAGCTGAACCAGGAAATCTTTGAAGAGAATTGGGGACACTTCCAGTGAAGTTATTGTTGGATAGATCTAATACTTGCAAACTAGGGAGATTGATATCAGGAATACTGCCAGAGAGTGAGTTATTAGCAAGAACCAGAGCAGTCAAATGAGTCAAGTTTGCAATCGAAGAAGGTATACTCCCTCTAAAATCATTATTCGACAAATTCAAAACCGAAAGGCTTCTCCAGGCAGAAAAATCAGCAGGCAATTGACCATTAAAGTTATTGAATTGAAGATAGACAGAAGTAAGATTTCCAAGGTTAGCAAAATCAGAAGGGATAGAACCAGTAAGACTATTAGACCTTAAACTCAAGATCTGAAGAGCAGACAAACGGCTAAGAGTGTTTACAGGAATCAAACCACGAAATCCAACTCCAGGCAACCTGATTGCTATAATTCTTGTTTGGTCATGATTACAAGTAACTCCAGTCCAAGAACTGCAAGCAGAAGTTCTGTAATCCCAATTCAGATAGCGCGAGTGGTTAACAttatcaagaaaatcaagaagtgCTTGTCTGTCTTCATATGGTTCACTGTTTGCGATCCAAAACAGAGCTGACCAGAATAAAACTGACAAAAATAGGAACTTTGTGCCCATCCTTTTTCTTCCACTGAGCTAAACTACAAAGGCATCAATTACTAGTAATAACAGCCACCTTCATCATCTACAAGAATTTCAAGAAATGGAATCAGAGGTTGAAACGGCATGATATTCATTATTCAGTATAAATAATTGCCATATAAATTAAGAGAACCGTTTCTTAGCCATAAATATACTATTTATAAGGTAACTTAAGTTACTTAGACTATCAGAAGACCTTTGGTTTTTTGGTCAACCAAGCAAACTAAGTAAAAGTTAGGTTTCAATATACAGAATAGTAGCTAAAGTAAAACAAGAATTTGGTACAATTTCTTCCGTCATTTACTGACTAATGATCcatcttcaactttttttctaTTTGGGCTGCCAGAAAATGaacgaaaaaaataaaataaaaggaactaACAGGCATTTCATGTTCTTCAcctaaaagattgaattttcaaTACTTGTCTTGATCTTAAAGCAAAGAATGCAGAATTTGAACGGTCGGCAATAACAAAATAACATTGTAATGAACCTGAATAGCAATACCCAGATGGCCAAAAATGGGATAGAGTGATTCCTCTCCAGCAAGAAAACCCCACAAAATTTAGCCAAGATCAGAAGCTGTATAATAGCAGCTATTTTACtgagaaaaaaagaatcaaacagTTGGTAGAGTAAACGGAAAAGAAGGAGTAGATGAACGGGAACGTAGATGgaagtaaatgtagaattaagTAGTAGCTAGGGGTGAGAGACAATGATTAAATGAGGGGAGTGGGTGAAGCAATAAATGATTGAAAGGCAGttaatttgaagaagaaagcaaagaaataaagaaatggGGGACATATATTTATGTGTATTTGGTTAGCCAAGAAGCGAAAAGAGTGGGAAAATCACGTGGAGACAAAAGCGGAACTACTACTAGTCTACTACTATGAACAAGTTAAGTTAACACACAATTATGAGTAGTCTGTTTTAACAATTTTTggatttagaaaaaatgtaa
Coding sequences within it:
- the LOC132056481 gene encoding probable inactive receptor kinase At4g23740; amino-acid sequence: MGTKFLFLSVLFWSALFWIANSEPYEDRQALLDFLDNVNHSRYLNWDYRTSACSSWTGVTCNHDQTRIIAIRLPGVGFRGLIPVNTLSRLSALQILSLRSNSLTGSIPSDFANLGNLTSVYLQFNNFNGQLPADFSAWRSLSVLNLSNNDFRGSIPSSIANLTHLTALVLANNSLSGSIPDINLPSLQVLDLSNNNFTGSVPNSLQRFPGSAFAGNPISRANSSPSFPPVPPPSVPPKKKSFKLREPAILGIVIGGCVLGFLVIAAVLITRYSKKEGKSGDTEKSFKKEATVSRKGASSSQHGEGNLAFFEGCNLAFDLEDLLRASAEVLGKGTFGTTYKAALEDSTTVVVKRLKESVGRKDFEQQMQVVGNIRHENVAPLRAYYYSKDEKLMVYDFYSQGSASLMLHAKRSADRIPLDWETRLRIAIGAARGIAHIHGYSGGKLVHGNIKSSNIFLNSQGFGCISDLGLATIMSPIVPPVMRAAGYQPPEVTDSRKVSQSTDVYSFGVLLLELLTGKSPIHATGTNEVVHLVRWVHSVVREEWTAEVFDVELLRYPNIEEEMVEMLQIGLTCVSRMPEQRPKMAEVVKMVEGIRRVNTGTRPSTEASTPNLTPPMTEIGSSSVTH